In Macrobrachium nipponense isolate FS-2020 chromosome 13, ASM1510439v2, whole genome shotgun sequence, the DNA window cctgtatctacactttgtcttaataatattgcaagtggctttgcgatagaatgaactactttctttaacagaatagcaggaactccatcaggccctgctgcagctccatttttaatttcattaatagtctgcacaatatcagcttcattaatatctatgtcagctaaatattcactattttcatcccttacttctatatcattatcttcattatctattctaggggtgaattctctcttatatcgttttgccaatatgttgcaaatttcctttttttcattcgttaatctccctccaattcttagagggcctatttctattcttcttttattcatcttcttcgagtatgagtataatagtttggggttttgcttgatatttaatagggttttttcttccaagtcccgtttttcattttcttttgattgtataatcttttgttctgcattttctatcttactttttagttctataactttccatgcattcttttcttttgcaagaccttttttccactttctgattttctggaacaagatccttctgtctcttggtatgcatgactgatgtttacttttcttcttctgtatatatttatccactattttctctaatattttatataatgtctccgtatttacccttatgtcatcacttacgagaatgttttcccaatctttgtttaattcttcatttatttctgaccattttatatttttactgtagaagttgtattttccatatccttcccactttttcatttcttgcttatctctgttttcacttgctttggaatggactgttaattctatgacattatggtctgaaatactcacattataaactattatttcttaaaaataattcatcccgttcacaaatactaggtctaaattattttcctttcttgttggcaggtgatttatttgttgaatgttgtattctagtagcatatctaatagcttttcgaattgccccttatcttctgcactactattactctctttttgaGAATAGTCcaatccttgtgatttctacatatatcatccaatttttctattattaagtcaaactctttagtattaggaggtctatatattactatgttcattaatttttcagattcaaattctaccgctattagttcacattctgagttactatatttctcatatatttttccttgttttttgtctttcccatatattgcggttcccccttgattcctactttttctatctgatctataagtttggaacccttttatttgatcatcattcccagtctcttgggaataccaggtttcacttatattcattatatctacttttttttcaatttgggttagttcttctaagtactctatttttctttttgagttactcgtaactagacCCGACGCATTCATCActttatttaatattggtagtaataaggattttcccatgtctctttcctgttctggtatgttggtcttttttttcatttccagaaattctgacattagtCATGGTTTGACAAACACAGCGTTTCCTTTTGGTATTTATTATCCAAACCTCACGGTACAAGATACAGTTCAGTACTGAATACTGAGAAATAGTATATacagaaagtaaacaataagtatGATAGTTAACAGCAAAAGCAGTTAAGAACTATTACAGCAATAATTAGCATAACAGTTGTATGAATATTACTTcggagaataacaatcgttagacAGTTAAGTATACAATCTATCTCACTCCCCTTCTTATTTATGagacaatatatgaataaatcgggaatgccaataaaataaatttactaaatacaaGAATGAAATAGCATAAAACAAATAATTGCCATTTAACATGTTCCATTTATCAAGACGAGCATTATCATTACTATAGGCAATTCTGATCGTCTTCTAACTCATTTTCGCTGTTAGAACATTCATCCCAGAATTCCTCCTCTTCCGATTCATAGGATCTTTTACTGGGATCCACCTGCAAAGGACTTGGAGGATGGCACTCCCGAGTAGAACGACGTATTCCTTCTGAATTACTTCCAATCCCTGACTCTATTCTGATGACTTCTTCATCTGAATGATCAGCCAATGCGGTTTCCCATGAATATTTGCTTACAGGGGCCTACTCCAGTTCGTCAAAATGTCTTATTTTTACTTCGTCTGTTATAGTCTCTGCTGGGGTTAATTTATACGTCCAGCCACCACGAAGTATTTCTATAACTCTATATTTCTTCGAAAGATATGGTGCAAGTTTACCACCTCCACAACGGCGTCTCTCAGCTGTCGATAACTTCAATCGAACAAAATCTCCAACTTTGAAAGCTTTGCCGTAAGACTTCCGCTGGTTATTCCTAATCTGTTGTGCCATTGCAGTCTTTTTCCGTGCGACCTTAATAgttttctcaattttatctacctTCTTTCTCACAAATCTTTCTGCGATTGCTGCATTACCCAAAGAGCCCGGTTGATAATCCTCATCTTTGcaagtttccttttttagaatCTCCTCTGGACGTCGAGCCGAAGTCTCATAGACGAGCTCATGTGGAGTAAATGTAGTCGTAGTATTTACAGCTGTATTATGAGAGAACTGTACCCTGGGTATCATTTCAGGCCAAAGATCCATATTATTGTGGCACATGCAACGAACGTTGTCTAATAATTGATTTTGACGTTCTACCTGGGCCTGACTTCTTGGATGGTAAGGAGAACCAAAATCCTGCTTAATTCCAAACAGGTTACACACTGCCTTGAAGATATCAGCCGTAAAATGTGATCCTCTATCCGACGTTGTGATACGGGGCACCCCAAACATGCAAATCCATCTTTCGACTAGAGTATCCACTGCTGTTTTTGCTGAACAATCCTCAAGAGGTACCAAAACAACATAGCGAGTCAAAATGTCTTGCATTTGAAGGATATAACGATATGGATGTGATGATGAAATGGGAAACGGACCCATGAAATCAACTTGCACCTGTTCATTCATGTATTCCGGAAGCCCGCGGTTCTGAAAAGGGGCCTTCCCTGGATGCTTCGATCTTTTGTTACTCCCACATGCTTCACATTTACTGACATGTGCATGGACATCTGCCTTCATGCGAGGCCACCAGAAATTCTTCCGAGCTCTTTCCCATGTTCGATCACGACCCATGTGACCACTCATTGGACTGTCATGAATCATTTGAAGTGCATAGAGTCTCATATCTTTAGGTATTACAGGTAGCCACTCTTCTTTCACGCCATAGGGATGTTCTTGTGAGCGTCttcctttataatttatataacacagAATTCCATTGTTAGTAATACTTAAACGGTTGCCATATTTGGCAAGCATTCTCCTCTGACACACATCCCGGTGAACTCGTATTTTTCATAAAGTTCATTACTTCCCTGATCTCTTCATCGCAATGCtgtttttctaacatttcattGGGATCCACAAATGCTGTGGCCCACTGCTGAGAAGATCCTACTGCTATACTTGCAATATGCGATACCAGATTTCCATCAGCACCAACTCTTGACAGATAATCAGCCATGGACATCACAGCACTGCGACCACTTTTATGAATTGGATTTATGTCAAACTGCTGAATTGTTTCAATCCATCTCCCTCgacgtcctctctcttctctaatatcCAGGGTGTTTAGCCATCTTAATGCCTGATGGTCTGTTATCGGATCAAACGGTGCAGAGGAGAGGTACATCCGAAACCTCTTTATTGCCAGGATAACCGCCAGTAACTCCTTTTCCGTCGTTGAATCCCTCTGCTCAGATTTGGAGAATGTATGGTGGTAAAAGGCAATTGGTAACAGTTCCTTGGATGCTGACTTTTTGGCTAACATTGCCCCTGCTCCAACATCACTTGCATCAGCAATCAAAACGAACTGTTTATTATAGTCAGGAAGATGGAGTGCCACAGCATTTGCTACCTGGTTTTTAAGCCTCTCAAAAGCCTCAACCATCTCGACCGATCAATGCAATTTCTGGTGTGGGTTTTTTTCCAAAGCCTCATACAGGGGCTTAGCAGTCTGTGACATCCCTGGAATCCATTTTTGCACATAAGAAAATGCCCCAATGGCCTGACGCAACGGCCTGACAGTCAAAGGCCTAGGAAGATCCCTCAGTTGATGAACTCTTTGCTCACTAATGCGAAGCATGCCATCACCAACCATGGAACCCAGATACTCCACTTCACGCACCCCAGATTTACACTTATTCGGGGCTAGCGCAAGACCAGCATCACGAATACTGCTCAACACATTTCTGAGCCATTGCTATGTGTTCTTTCCATGTTGAACCCCAGACCAGTATGTCGTCGAGATAACACAATGCATCCGTATAGTTGCAATCACTGAGTATTGTAGCCATCATCCGTTGAAACGTATAACCTGCCCCTTTCAGACCAAAAGGAGTTCTACCATGCCATTCAAACTGGCCCCATGGGACTACAAAGGCCAAGACCTCACAATCCTCCTTCTGAAGAGGCATCTGATGGTATCCAGACTTTGCATCAAGCACTGAAAAGTATTTTGCCTGACCAAGTCTATCAAGAAGATCCTCGACCACAGGAATTGGATGCAATGTTGCTGGCTGGGACACGCTATTTACTCCCCTATAATCAATAGTCAACCGAAGGCTTCCATCAGCTCGACGAGCGCAAACAATAGGATCTGCCCAAGGGCTACATGATTTCTTTATTACACCCATATCCTGAAGTTTGCTTAGCTCCTTCTTGACTTCTGCCTCCAAAACAAGTGACAACCGCCGCGGTCTATTTGCTATTGGTGCTGAATCTGGGTTAACTCTCATTGTGTGCTCCACCCCTACCTGTACCAGTGGCAGTGGGCCTCCATTATAGAAAACATTCTTGAACTCATGAAGTACCTCGTCCATttcctctttctgctcaaaagtaaGCGACTCTCCAACGATaaaatttcctcttttcttctcaatTGAACTTAAAAGGCTATGGTTGCCATCGTATCCTACCACACTGGGCTCTAGTTCCCCGATCTCCTCTCCACTCCGCACAGTTTTGTGTTTATCTGATACATTTGCAACACTCACAtacattttcttcttgattgaacctTGGATGCAGCAATGAGGAGGGGCAACCGGAGAACCCTCAGGTCGTCGGGGACACAACAGATACTGCTCATCTGGAACCATCCCATCAGCAGAGCAGCATATAAATAATTCTGTCCTAGGAGGTGTCACAACTGCATTCTCAGCTCTAACAATGAGCTTCACCACTCCATCAGAGCATGATTTATGTGATTGTGTCCTTTCCCCAGTATTCAATGGCAATGATAAATTTATTGAATCCACTCGCAACCTCCCTTTTGTCAAATCTAGAGTGACTGTGCCAAGTTTTATCCACAAGTCCATCCCAAGTATCACTCTAGTAACAAGTTTAGATACCACAATGAACCTATGTTGTCTCACTATGGTTTTGCCTAGCTTTACATCCATCAGAATTTCTCCCTCAATTTGAAGTTCTTCACTGCTCGCTCCGCAAGCTGTAATATTACTCGAGCTGACAAGAGATTTCTGAGCATCATTCAAGATATCCTCAGAAACTAAAGAATATTCACTTCTGGTGTCCACCAAAGCATTATGCTTAGTTTTCATCATCTCCACAGTAAcataatttgtaatatttttcaatacccGAGTTGCTGCTCGGCTGGAGAGCACATGCCGATATCTCATTTGACCCTTCACCTTTGGCTGCACCAAAGCCACAGTGCGTTGGAAAGCGGAAGTAGAATTCATTTGTACAGACTGCTCCAAGCTCCCGTGTGGAGCAGTCCTCACTGAAAATTTCTTCTTTGAACCTGCGGAGGGTACCAAGCAGGATTTTCATCTCTCCTTCGTGCACATGCTTTCCATCCATCCACATGTGTCATTTTACAATAATAGCACTTAAATTTACGAGAAGAATAGGATTCCCTCTTCTTGCTGCCCCATGATCCAGCATTTCCTCGTTTGATTCACATGGACACTGGGATTCCTAGGTCCTGTTGCTTCAGTTGCTCGTTTAGTAGACAACGCTGCCAATGCGATTTTCACCACCTCATCATACGACTTGGCAGTCTCCTCTGACTCCATCCACTTCTCTCTAATCAATTGGGATCGAACATCTGCATCGTGCAACCCAGAGAGAAATCGCCATACAACACGCTTCCGTACAATATCAGCTGGTTCTTTAGCTAATGCTTGACCTGCTAACAGTTGCAAACGAGTCATATAATCACTCAGACTCTCACCCTGCAATTGTAAAGATTCCTCAATCCTCAGAATCCTTACTTCAATTGCATCCGCCGTGAGAATACACTGCGCAAGTCTGTCCATAATTGCAACATCGTCCTTACCCCACTCAGGGTCCTGTAACGCCTGTTGCTCTACATAGTTGGCTGTTGGTCCCTAAATTGTAATCTCAGCATGAGGGCCCGATATCCTGTGTCGCGCCAAGACGGTACCCCTCGTAGTAAGTTTGCTTGCTTGACTAACGAGAAATGCGATGAAAAGGACTGCCAAGACATTGGAGACACATCATCCCCAAAAGACACACTCAGCATAATCTCCTTTGCAACAGCGTTATGTTCGGTAGGCGTGGATTCTGACTTGCTGCCACCAGTCATGGTTTGACAAACACAACGTTTCCTTTTGGTATTTATTATCCAAACCTCACGGTACAAGATACAGTTCAGTACTGAATACTGAGAAATAGTATATACAGGAAGTAAACAATAATTATGATAGTTAACAGCAAAAGCAGTTAAGAACTATTACAGCAATAATTAGCATAACAGTTATATGAATATTACTTcggagaataacaatcgttagacagttaagtatacaaactatttcacattaaaaaatccaacttttccataatatttgatctgccttcatcataattattcattttgtgtctgaatctgcaattttctccgtttctgcaatatcctcttgcataataaatacagttattatctcttgagtagaattttggagctgatgctttgaaattttttgctgacatctctgcatatctcgttgatggcttgcttttttcttttacctgatattctttattcctctctttatttgtttctttcttattttggattttattacttgattgattatttatttgattatgattcacggctacagggtgcatatatttacattttttgtcgaacttacatccttttccttcttttaggtttttgcatatttttggatgcagatctctgcaatcatcctcatagccatctaggtatgcacatttaccatatatttcatagttgtgacataccttaggatgtttgtagtaacatctttctccaaatctgcaattccctcttttcaaaaggttgcagactttgtcttttttgtctattttttcctctttcccgtcattgtgtagatctgggtagagcctcttcaggaTCATCTTTGGGGCACCGAGGGAAACTTCTTCAAGTCAGCCCGTTAAACTTCCAAATATTTAATTGCAAAGGAAATTCAAAATCCCCTACATGACTGGCTCATCACCTATAGTAGTCTAAGGAAGTTGGCTTCCTCTAAATGTCATGGAAATTATTCGTCTCTCTTAGGGAGTATTCACTGTTTGTATTCCTATCAtttacgaaatctctctctctctctctctctctctctctctctctctctctctctctctctctctcctccaattatttttggcaattttcataattttccaaaaaactaTTATATCTCATGTATTCTCTACAATTCTTATCCTTTAACCTAAAACCCTTTGTTGACCCTCCCTTAATTAGCGTCTGTTGTTCTAGttcttaacaaacaaacaaacaaagaaaaataaaaaaaagactccgTTTCTTCCCCGATCTCTCTTTCCGTCTTTCTTATTTCGAGCTGGTTCCTCCCTATTCCTGATGCAGCGCAAGGTCTAGCAATGGGCTGCAGGACATCGTCAGGACAATGATGTTTATTTCCCTCTTGCTGGTGACAGCACAGCCTCTAAAACCCCCAAAAGCGCTACTACTTTCGTCTTCTCTGTCTTAAAACGAGCGGAATGCGCTGCCTTTCTCCTCGTCTCTATTTCTTCTCGAGAGACCTGAGACGCACCCTATCCCAAATGTCGTCCGAGGATAAAGTTCGAATGGCTGGTCCATGTTACCTTTCGTTTCCGTTCGGCtttttagcttcctgtaaaagaaaactattgagatggttttgtctgtccgtttgCACTTTTACtatccgcccttagatcttaaaaactattacagacctgtagcctcagtagtttttattttatataagatagCCATAATCGCGCATCTGGCAGCGATATGGGACAGGTTACCACCGACACGTAGTTGAAATTTTATGTACCGAGGTTCATTCGACATTATATggagaccatcgaaagatagatctattttatgTGGCCTTGATTATGATTTATACGATGTATGGAAGCTTTTTTGCTGTTTATCCCCTTAGTACTGAGATTCAGACAACGATTAAATTTAAAACAACTGCACTATTTCCTAGTAAACTTAATTATGTAATTTCCCCAAGTCCATCATTTGGTGTCCAGCAATCTGAGAATTATAGTGATGTTGATAGTAGCAGTAATATTGTTAGCTCAGTTATTTACAACATGTTAATAGCAATTCATGGCACAGTTCCTATGAcagattatataattttcttaaaattacagTCATAAAAAAATCACCCAGTTAATCATGTGATGTTAAATTAGTCTATCAATTTATCAAGTAAAACCAGTTCACGATGACATATGGGTGGCTGGTGGATTAGGTGGTGGATGATGGTCATTTTCTCAGCGATGAGGCAATTTGGGCCTATAGTTTTAGTTCTTTTTAACTATACTTTTCAATTTTATCGTCCTGCTTTCTTAGTGCAGTATTTCAGAAAATGTaatccatttgtttgtttgtctgtatggtatttttacgttgcatggaaccagtggttattcagcatcgggaccaacggctttacgtgacttccgaaccacgtcgagagtgaacttctattaccagaaatccATCTAGCTGCCCGCCTAACGGAGAGACTTACTAGCGAGTTTTATGCTGTTTCTAAGGATTTGTTAGTTGTCAGCTAGTCTATCATGAAAATTACCAACCTCTGAGTTGGACACTCGTCTGTCGGTATCCTACCGCTACTGTAGTTGTAAAATCACTGAAGACTAGGAGAAAAAGGCCTACTACTAGCTTTCAATAACAATTTTCCTTGTGTGATCATTgaccagttttttttatcagcaaTTAAGAAGACACTTACAATAATGcaaatgtactacatacctgCTCTATATAATCATCAGGAAAATAGGTACCTTTCCAAGATCATTCTTGAGTTTTGGCCGAATCATTTGGGCTTATCTCTGAAAAACTTCGTCGATTTTATATTAAAGGCATTCGATCGATATATTTTCTAGATCTTGTAAAAGTTGAGGTGAGGTTTGTCACAATTTACCgttaatcattttttaaaatgtatctaTTTTCTCAAACCATTGTTACCTCCTGTTACATAGAACtcaatttttctgtttttgtagaCACCATGCATATCATTTATTCCATTATTTAATAGTTATGGTCCTAAGACAGAACCTTTTGGTACCCAGCCTTCAGTCTTTTGCTTGTATGaaatatttaacattattttcaCATCTCTCGTACGatagaaaaaatagctttttgaACCACAGTTTATCCATGTGTgtagttttcataattttgttaaCAATGATATGGAATGGGAGGCGCTGTTAATAGCTGTAGGGACCAACAGTTATTTTTGGCCTCTGTCAGTTTGTTATAGCTGTATAGTTTGTGTCGATAAACTTTTTCTGTGCTAGTATTGTCATTTGGAAAAAATCACTAAATGATAGAACAACACAATTACCATGACAATTGTTGTTACCAATCGGATTCATTTGCAATCAGttccaaatttattttcattttctaattccTTAACCATTTTTTACATCTGGTATTACATTTACTTGGTGTAGTCTAAAATTTCACCTGAGAACTCGACCCTCATTAATACACAGCTGATTTGAGCCCGTGCTCTTTGCCTCTATCAATTCTAAAGAGAGTTTACCGACATTTGTCGAAAACGATGAAAATTTGTTTGCTGAATTATTTACgtttatatgtttaatatttgCGCGATTTTTAGGTATGACGTCAATGTTTACAacctagaatttttatttcttttgtattgcCTTTGGCAGTTCTAAATAGTGAGTTTACCCGTTTAATGGAATGACGATCGATTATTTTACCATATTCAATGTACACTGTTTCATTTTGATCCGAATTctcatttcatatttctttatgagcccaagcaaaaaaaaagttgatagaTATCAGCTGATATACTTCGTCCTATTTCAGACACATGTAACCGTTGGTAATGGTCACTTAAATCGATGCAAAGATTTCCTGACAAAAACTGCGGAAAGATTTTGTTTTCTCTCACTTTATTGCCTTTCAAAATATTAGCAACTATTAGTTATAGTTTATGATGTGGAATATATCAACTTTCATCTAATGCTAAAACTTTAACTTAAATATGTGTGATTATTTCATTTAGAAGAGTTTTACCAGTGGTTGTGTTATGTGTAATTTACCGTGGGAATATTCAGAATATTTATTGCTTCCTTGAACTTCTACTACGACGCTAACaataagaaattttcttttatgtttaggAAATATCGTTTGACGCACTTCCTGAGAGTAATCGGAATTTTCAGTTAAAGTATTGCGGGTAATTATTGAATTGTAGTTTAATTTTTCTCACATTCGTCTTTTATACCTTAGCCCTATCCGTTTTGAGATGTACATCTTTCAAATCAATTCGAACATATTTACTAGTACCAACACCTCTACCTCTATAAATACGGATGATGTCAGATTTGTATTACCAGCAATTTATCAGGGATACTTGGCACCAGTTAAAATTCTTAACCTAAAGAGTACATATTTAGCTGTTAATAATCTGATGGTAATTctgttgattttttattattatatatttttttttatccttttttgtttaccaaatattAGTCAGTTGTATTCTGAGGAGGACGGGAGATGATTCCTTTAAAATCTAGATGAATTTGTGCTGTGAAGGTTTTATATCTGTCTTGCATTACCCGGGAaatgtgtattttatattatgttatcatTCCTATCAGCTGTCTTAAACTTCATTTAAACATTATAAAAGAAACATTGcaatataaataacaaagaaaaataaagaagatgaataacaaaattgataaacaacattataaatgaaattagtcaaactaaaaaaaaaaatgacatgagATTCATATCATCCActtccataaaaaagaaagaaaaaaaccgcGACAGTTTTGAACTTCGAAGTTTTATCAATTCTACTTCACTGGAATAAATGCCTAGGAAGCTGTCATATTGTGCGTGAAAGAATTAATTAAGGCAGGTCTATTCGATGCTGCATTTAGTACTACATAGTGGACGGTACATTCTGGGAAGATGTGAATGCAAATAATAGGAATCATGAAATCTTTATCAGTGAGACCTATGATTTAGGAAGAGATTTTGCAGAGGTATCCAAAGGTTAACTGTTTTCATGCCATGTATGGATGATAATTTAGACTAGTCAATCTGTCTAATCTTCAACGTCTTAGAATGTTTAGACTTTTTGTCTGAAAATCGGCTGAGTCCAGtcttatatattaattcataacaAACTAAATTTCTGTGGTTACTTTTGATTATTGGTATAAAGGTTGTATTAAACCTTCAGCCAACATTTCACGGAATGCTTTCCGGGTTAATTACACTTTCTATTACCTAGAGTAAACACCAGTATCCCAATTGGAAATATTCTcgtcttcagttttctggaaagaaaattattgtgctaactttgtctgtccgtccgcacttttttctgtccctccagatctacagaggctagagggctgcaaattgttatgttgatcttccaccctacaatcatcaaacatattaaATTGCAGCTCTCTGACTTCAGTAGTGGTTAATTTATTAAgcttaaagttaaccataatcatgcgtctggcaacgatataggctagaccaccaattttgttttttatttcttttgtattatttctatcttaaattttattacttttactttaatttggttatatttgtaatcatttttattttcatttttattatttttttcagatttctgagaaataaggttggGATGTAAGGAGAATTGCATTACTTAACGAAGGCTTACGATGCAGTCGTCCACCAGCGGGTCGTGgtaaatttcatgggccgcggctcatacaccattgtaccgagaccacaaaaagataaatctattttcggtggccttgatcatgcgatgtacagaaaactcgattgtggcTAAGAACCTTCGGGGCATTTGTTAACTTGTTTCGTTTTGAACTTGCTGTGTAACCAATAAAACTCGGAACTCGCACCGTGATTACaagactatatataatacaatatttgcAAATGttgaatgaaaagttaaaaattaactttaatgaaattttcttcttACTGTAGTAAAATAATCGATTGCGCATTGCAATGAATTGTTAGCACAAGTAGCATGAAATACAGCATTCTGTATTGAAGTGTCTCGATAAAGACATTTTATAAATATCCCTGTCTTTGTGTACTCACAACAACCAGAGAGATATCTTGAATGTTGGCTAAGACTTTGGTTTCTACACTTGGTGAATCGGATATTCAACTTGAATTAAGTTctttaaattaaaagaataatctaTTTTTTATCGCAGTAGAAAAACTTATAACCCTTTTAGAGTCCTTATTGGGACATGGCTGATGCATCGTGGGTCCAGTTAGAGTATATGAAACACCCACAAACGAAATTTCtgaacctttttctttttaataaagacTAGCTTTATAATTAAGAGCTGTGGTCGTATGAAGTAAGAAatttctaagtatttttttttttagtctgataAGAGACCGGTATAAGAAGACAGAcacatatacagacagacagacagatttacTGACTGAAATTTAATCCAGGGAAATTCAAAGTCTCATTAGTGCAATCTAAGTTACCTCACAACAAACGCAatgcttaagtttttttttttacttaggcgTTGCGTTTGTTGCGAGGTAACTTAGATTGCACTAATGAGACATTGAACTTCCCTGGATTAaatttcagtcagtcagtcagtc includes these proteins:
- the LOC135225394 gene encoding uncharacterized protein LOC135225394 — protein: MNSTSAFQRTVALVQPKVKGQMRYRHVLSSRAATRVLKNITNYVTVEMMKTKHNALVDTRSEYSLVSEDILNDAQKSLVSSSNITACGASSEELQIEGEILMDVKLGKTIVRQHRFIVVSKLVTRVILGMDLWIKLGTVTLDLTKGRLRVDSINLSLPLNTGERTQSHKSCSDGVVKLIVRAENAVVTPPRTELFICCSADGMVPDEQYLLCPRRPEGSPVAPPHCCIQGSIKKKMYVSVANVSDKHKTVRSGEEIGELEPSVVGYDGNHSLLSSIEKKRGNFIVGESLTFEQKEEMDEVLHEFKNVFYNGGPLPLVQVGVEHTMRVNPDSAPIANRPRRLSLVLEAEVKKELSKLQDMGVIKKSCSPWADPIVCARRADGSLRLTIDYRGVNSVSQPATLHPIPVVEDLLDRLGQAKYFSVLDAKSGYHQMPLQKEDCEVLAFVVPWGQFEWHGRTPFGLKGAGYTFQRMMATILSDCNYTDALCYLDDILVWGSTWKEHIAMAQKCVEQYS